In a genomic window of Jaculus jaculus isolate mJacJac1 chromosome 8, mJacJac1.mat.Y.cur, whole genome shotgun sequence:
- the Nrm gene encoding nurim isoform X2 yields the protein MAPALLLVPAALASFLLAFGTGVEFVRFASLRPLFAGSPEAGGPDAHQGWLAALKDRSVLASLAWDLGLLLLFVGQHSLMATETVKVWTSRCFGVLQRSLYVACTALALQLVMRYWEPVPRGPVLWEARTEPWTTWVPLLCFVLHVISWLLIFSILLVFDYAELMGLKQLFLWECLPLACPQKPATMSFLGLGKMFGPETGILSCVGAG from the exons ATGGCCCCGGCGTTGCTGCTGGTTCCCGCTGCCCTCGCCTCCTTCCTCCTGGCCTTCGGCACAGGAGTGGAGTTCGTGCGCTTCGCCTCCCTGCGGCCACTCTTCGCAGGGAGCCCGGAGGCCGGCGGTCCCG ATGCCCACCAGGGGTGGCTGGCTGCCCTGAAGGACCGAAGTGTTCTTGCTTCCCTAGCTTGGGATCTGGGACTCCTGCTACTATTTGTGGGCCAACACAGTCTCATGGCAACTGAGACAGTAAAGGTGTGGACATCCCGGTGCTTTGGGGTCCTTCAGAGATCTCTGTATGTGGCCTGCACTGCCCTAGCCTTGCAG CTGGTGATGCGGTACTGGGAGCCTGTACCCAGAGGCCCAGTGTTGTGGGAGGCTCGAACTGAGCCATGGACTACCTGGGTACCCCTCCTCTGCTTTGTGCTGCACGTCATTTCCTGGCTCCTCATCTTTAGCATCCTTCTGGTCTTTGACTACGCTGAGCTCATGGGCCTCAAACAG CTTTTCTTATGGGAATGTCTTCCTTTAGCCTGCCCTCAAAAGCCAGCAACCATGAGTTTCCTGGGCCTGGGGAAGATGTTTGGACCAGAGACAG GTATACTATCATGTGTTGGGGCTGGGTGA
- the Nrm gene encoding nurim isoform X3, with protein MAPALLLVPAALASFLLAFGTGVEFVRFASLRPLFAGSPEAGGPDAHQGWLAALKDRSVLASLAWDLGLLLLFVGQHSLMATETVKVWTSRCFGVLQRSLYVACTALALQVYYHVLGLGEPLALKSPRALRLFSHLRHPVCVELLTVLWVVPTLGTDRLLLALLLTLYLGLAHRLDQQDLRYLRAQLQRKLQLLSRPQDGDKAE; from the exons ATGGCCCCGGCGTTGCTGCTGGTTCCCGCTGCCCTCGCCTCCTTCCTCCTGGCCTTCGGCACAGGAGTGGAGTTCGTGCGCTTCGCCTCCCTGCGGCCACTCTTCGCAGGGAGCCCGGAGGCCGGCGGTCCCG ATGCCCACCAGGGGTGGCTGGCTGCCCTGAAGGACCGAAGTGTTCTTGCTTCCCTAGCTTGGGATCTGGGACTCCTGCTACTATTTGTGGGCCAACACAGTCTCATGGCAACTGAGACAGTAAAGGTGTGGACATCCCGGTGCTTTGGGGTCCTTCAGAGATCTCTGTATGTGGCCTGCACTGCCCTAGCCTTGCAG GTATACTATCATGTGTTGGGGCTGGGTGAGCCTCTGGCCCTTAAGTCTCCCAGGGCTCTGAGGCTCTTTTCCCACCTGCGTCACCCAGTGTGTGTGGAGCTGCTGACGGTGCTGTGGGTGGTTCCCACCCTGGGCACTGACCGCCTCCTCCTTGCTCTCCTCCTCACCCTCTATCTGGGCTTGGCTCACCGGCTAGACCAGCAAGACCTCCGTTACCTGAGGGCTCAGCTACAAAGGAAACTCCAGCTGCTCTCCAGGCCCCAGGATGGGGACAAGGCAGAGTGA
- the Nrm gene encoding nurim isoform X1, with translation MAPALLLVPAALASFLLAFGTGVEFVRFASLRPLFAGSPEAGGPDAHQGWLAALKDRSVLASLAWDLGLLLLFVGQHSLMATETVKVWTSRCFGVLQRSLYVACTALALQLVMRYWEPVPRGPVLWEARTEPWTTWVPLLCFVLHVISWLLIFSILLVFDYAELMGLKQVYYHVLGLGEPLALKSPRALRLFSHLRHPVCVELLTVLWVVPTLGTDRLLLALLLTLYLGLAHRLDQQDLRYLRAQLQRKLQLLSRPQDGDKAE, from the exons ATGGCCCCGGCGTTGCTGCTGGTTCCCGCTGCCCTCGCCTCCTTCCTCCTGGCCTTCGGCACAGGAGTGGAGTTCGTGCGCTTCGCCTCCCTGCGGCCACTCTTCGCAGGGAGCCCGGAGGCCGGCGGTCCCG ATGCCCACCAGGGGTGGCTGGCTGCCCTGAAGGACCGAAGTGTTCTTGCTTCCCTAGCTTGGGATCTGGGACTCCTGCTACTATTTGTGGGCCAACACAGTCTCATGGCAACTGAGACAGTAAAGGTGTGGACATCCCGGTGCTTTGGGGTCCTTCAGAGATCTCTGTATGTGGCCTGCACTGCCCTAGCCTTGCAG CTGGTGATGCGGTACTGGGAGCCTGTACCCAGAGGCCCAGTGTTGTGGGAGGCTCGAACTGAGCCATGGACTACCTGGGTACCCCTCCTCTGCTTTGTGCTGCACGTCATTTCCTGGCTCCTCATCTTTAGCATCCTTCTGGTCTTTGACTACGCTGAGCTCATGGGCCTCAAACAG GTATACTATCATGTGTTGGGGCTGGGTGAGCCTCTGGCCCTTAAGTCTCCCAGGGCTCTGAGGCTCTTTTCCCACCTGCGTCACCCAGTGTGTGTGGAGCTGCTGACGGTGCTGTGGGTGGTTCCCACCCTGGGCACTGACCGCCTCCTCCTTGCTCTCCTCCTCACCCTCTATCTGGGCTTGGCTCACCGGCTAGACCAGCAAGACCTCCGTTACCTGAGGGCTCAGCTACAAAGGAAACTCCAGCTGCTCTCCAGGCCCCAGGATGGGGACAAGGCAGAGTGA
- the Ppp1r18 gene encoding phostensin, which translates to MTTIPDWKLQLLARRRQEEAAVRGREKAERDRLSQMPAWKRGLLERRRAKLGLPSGEPSPVPGTAEAGPPDPDEPAVLLEAIGPVHQNRFIRQERQQQQQRNEELLVERKPGPLEARERRSSPGDSRDQSPKGRDPKEERLSPREARERRLGAGGAQDSTPRHLETRDWRQSPGEAGDWTSRLSEARKWRLSPGETPERSLRPAEPGEQSPRREVVESRFSSPEEFGGQKLGLTEAHKWRPDSRESGDQSSGQVESSEWRLSSRQERRDCLEECGRKEERPSPGMAPEESAGLSETQARDTQDTISIGVEATMQRPSPVEDGERGLKLTEGWKWTLNSGKAREWTLRDMEMQTQKPNSPESAEKRLGPSGVEAEGEAEKEEAGVQSWPLRALQNHSSVPPLLPPEDAGPRQEEEEAEPQPPSPATFSPPAPSAPQPPGDPLMSRLFYGVKAGPGVGGPRRSGHTFTVNPRRSAPANLAPPATADAAATGAGKKRYPTAEEILVLGGYLRLSRSCLVKGSPERHHKQLKISFSETALETTYQYPSESSVLEELGPEPEAPSALSPPATQPDDEEDEEDLLLLQRELQGGLRTKALIVDESCRR; encoded by the exons ATGACCACCATTCCAGACTGGAAGCTACAGCTGCTAGCCCGGCGCAGGCAGGAAGAGGCAGCGGTTCGCGGGCGAGAAAAGGCTGAGCGGGATCGCCTGTCCCAGATGCCAGCCTGGAAGCGGGGACTCCTGGAGCGCCGCAGGGCCAAGTTGGGCCTGCCTTCTGGAGAGCCGAGCCCTGTGCCTGGAACTGCAGAGGCTGGACCCCCAGACCCAGACGAGCCTGCTGTCCTTCTGGAGGCCATTGGACCGGTACACCAGAACCGATTCATCCGGCAGGAacgacaacagcaacagcagaggaATGAGGAGCTGCTTGTGGAGAGAAAGCCTGGGCCTTTGGAGGCCCGTGAGCGGAGATCCAGCCCTGGGGATTCCAGAGATCAGAGTCCCAAGGGAAGAGACCCAAAAGAGGAAAGGCTAAGTCCCAGGGAGGCCAGAGAGAGGAGGCTGGGGGCAGGGGGAGCCCAAGACTCAACTCCCAGGCATTTGGAGACTCGAGACTGGAGGCAAAGCCCTGGAGAGGCTGGAGACTGGACATCGAGATTGTCAGAGGCTCGGAAATGGAGACTGAGCCCTGGGGAAACTCCAGAGCGGAGTCTGAGACCAGCAGAGCCTGGAGAACAAAGTCCCAGAAGAGAAGTGGTAGAAAGTAGATTCAGCAGCCCTGAGGAGTTTGGTGGTCAGAAGCTGGGCCTGACAGAGGCCCATAAGTGGAGGCCGGACTCCAGAGAGTCTGGGGACCAGAGTTCCGGACAGGTGGAGTCATCTGAGTGGAGACTGAGCTCAAGACAAGAAAGACGAGACTGCTTGGAGGAATgtgggagaaaagaagagaggccAAGTCCAGGGATGGCCCCAGAAGAGTCTGCTGGGCTGTCAGAAACCCAGGCAAGGGACACTCAAGACACCATCTCCATAGGAGTGGAGGCCACCATGCAGAGGCCCAGCcctgtggaggatggagagagggGCTTGAAGCTGACAGAAGGGTGGAAATGGACCCTGAACTCTGGGAAGGCCCGAGAATGGACACTCAGGGACATGGAGATGCAGACTCAGAAACCCAATTCTCCAGAGTCTGCAGAGAAGCGCTTGGGACCTTCAGGTGTGGAGGCTGAAGGAGAGGCTGAGAAAGAGGAGGCGGGGGTTCAGAGCTGGCCTCTGAGAGCCCTGCAGAACCACAGCTCcgttcctcccctcctcccaccagaGGACGCTGGGCCTcggcaggaagaggaagaagctgAACCCCAACCCCCATCACCAGCCACTTTCTCTCCCCCAGCCCCATCTGCCCCCCAGCCCCCTGGGGATCCCCTCATGAGCCGCCTGTTCTATGGGGTGAAAGcagggccgggggtggggggcccCCGCCGCAGTGGACACACCTTCACTGTCAACCCGAGGAGGTCTGCCCCTGCAAACCTagcacctccagccacagctGATGCTGCAGCCACCGGGGCTGGGAAGAAACGGTACCCGACTGCCGAGGAAATCTTGGTTCTGGGGGGCTACCTCCGTCTCAGCCGCAGCTGCCTGGTCAAGGGGTCCCCCGAAAGACACCACAAACAG ctCAAGATCTCCTTCAGTGAGACAGCCCTGGAGACCACCTACCAATACCCCTCAGAGAGCTCGGTACTGGAGGAGCTGGGCCCGGAGCCCGAGGCCCCCAGTGCCCTCAGCCCCCCAGCGACCCAGCCCGACGAtgaagaggatgaggaggatctgctgctgctgcagcgcGAGCTCCAGGGAGGGCTGCGCACCAAGGCCCTAATCGTGG ATGAGTCCTGCCGGCGGTGA